One Dysosmobacter welbionis DNA segment encodes these proteins:
- a CDS encoding GNAT family N-acetyltransferase produces the protein MDSTVVIEPAYNALSDVRALFEAYTAMLVTHDPAFQIYLDIQHYADELRAPAAKYAPPDGRLYLARVDGRAAGCIALRRLDGERCEMKRLYVQPQYRGRGLARQLIRRITEDARQIGYRCMLLDTLPVLEDAVRLYRQLGFYEIPCYNDSPVESTLFFQLDL, from the coding sequence ATGGATTCAACCGTTGTGATCGAACCGGCCTATAATGCCCTCTCAGACGTTCGGGCCCTGTTTGAGGCGTACACCGCCATGCTGGTGACGCACGACCCAGCTTTTCAAATCTATCTGGACATCCAGCACTATGCGGACGAGCTGCGCGCCCCCGCCGCCAAGTACGCCCCGCCGGACGGACGGCTGTACCTGGCCCGGGTGGACGGGCGGGCGGCGGGCTGTATCGCCCTGCGGCGGCTGGACGGCGAGCGATGCGAAATGAAGCGCCTGTACGTCCAGCCGCAGTACCGGGGCCGGGGGCTTGCCCGGCAGCTGATCCGCCGGATCACAGAGGACGCGCGGCAGATCGGCTACCGCTGTATGCTGCTGGACACCCTGCCGGTTCTGGAGGATGCCGTCCGCCTCTACCGGCAGCTGGGATTTTACGAGATCCCCTGCTACAACGACAGTCCTGTGGAGTCCACACTGTTTTTCCAGCTGGACCTGTAA
- a CDS encoding YjdF family protein, whose amino-acid sequence MGTSRLTILFDDPFWIGLYEREDDTEYSVCRIVFGAEPRDQEVYAYLLEHWRTLRFSPPRPGTEHLPPPKSPKRRQREARRMTQAAGIGTKAQQALKLQQEQGKQARLARTRQQREAEEARKFQLRQARRKEKHRGH is encoded by the coding sequence ATGGGCACAAGCAGGCTCACCATCCTGTTCGACGATCCCTTCTGGATCGGCCTGTACGAGCGGGAGGATGACACGGAGTACTCCGTCTGCCGGATCGTCTTCGGCGCGGAGCCCCGGGACCAGGAGGTCTACGCCTATCTTCTGGAACACTGGCGGACGCTGCGATTCAGCCCGCCCCGGCCAGGGACAGAGCATCTGCCCCCTCCCAAAAGCCCCAAGCGGCGCCAGCGGGAGGCCCGGCGGATGACCCAGGCCGCAGGGATCGGCACCAAGGCCCAGCAGGCCCTGAAGCTCCAACAGGAGCAGGGGAAGCAGGCCCGTCTCGCCCGCACCCGCCAACAGCGGGAGGCGGAGGAAGCGCGGAAGTTCCAGCTGCGGCAGGCGCGTCGAAAGGAAAAGCACAGAGGTCACTGA
- a CDS encoding TetR family transcriptional regulator encodes MPLDVKAAVADALLELIRRKDADKITVKDLVEVCGISRQTFYYHFKDIVDVVEWAAQQGVQRLVRESLNAATPQEALGVFVDFAVESQPLVQRLLNSQRREAIERIMVDATRTYLADSLRERRGTPALRAGDWKIALDFYAYGMTGLLLENCRQRDLDRQELADQLFRLLSGEMVRPPET; translated from the coding sequence GAAGGCCGCTGTGGCGGATGCACTGCTGGAGCTCATTCGCCGGAAGGATGCAGACAAGATCACCGTGAAGGACCTGGTGGAGGTCTGTGGGATCTCCCGTCAGACGTTTTACTACCACTTCAAGGACATTGTGGATGTGGTGGAGTGGGCGGCTCAGCAGGGAGTCCAGCGACTGGTGCGCGAGAGCCTGAACGCCGCCACCCCCCAGGAGGCCCTGGGCGTCTTCGTGGATTTTGCCGTAGAATCCCAGCCCCTGGTTCAGCGGCTGCTGAACTCCCAGCGGCGGGAGGCCATAGAGCGGATCATGGTGGACGCCACCCGTACATACCTGGCGGACAGCCTGCGGGAGCGGCGGGGAACGCCCGCCCTCCGGGCCGGGGACTGGAAGATTGCCCTGGATTTCTATGCCTATGGGATGACCGGACTGCTGCTGGAGAACTGCCGCCAGCGGGATCTGGACCGGCAGGAGCTGGCGGATCAGCTGTTCCGCCTGCTGTCCGGCGAGATGGTCCGCCCTCCGGAAACCTGA
- a CDS encoding amidohydrolase family protein has product MKIIDAHLHLFSEDSAEEMARQVGHHNNVDHLREVYGELHIAHGVVMGNHSLELRRHDYPTDLFHYCVGLDSSLLEDGSRVIPDLADRVEAHLRRDNCCGVKLYPGYNKIALSDPMYQPIYRLAARYGKPVAVHMGLTAFSRAHLKYCHPLALDEVAADHPDTQFVMCHFGNPFLEAAAAVVEKNPNVAADLSGLLEGRVDLDAYFREQAGYVFLLRTWLTAIQCWDKVMFGTDWPIVNLGEYIGFIRRLVPETHWEPVFFDNANRIYGLGL; this is encoded by the coding sequence ATGAAGATCATCGACGCCCACCTGCACCTGTTTTCGGAAGATTCTGCCGAGGAGATGGCCCGGCAGGTGGGCCATCACAACAACGTAGACCATCTGCGGGAGGTCTATGGAGAACTGCACATTGCCCACGGCGTGGTGATGGGAAATCACAGTCTGGAGCTCCGGCGGCACGACTACCCCACAGACCTGTTCCACTACTGCGTGGGCCTGGACAGCAGCCTGCTGGAGGACGGGAGCCGGGTGATCCCGGACCTGGCGGACCGGGTGGAGGCGCACCTGCGGCGGGACAACTGCTGCGGCGTGAAGCTGTACCCCGGGTACAACAAGATCGCTCTGTCGGACCCCATGTACCAGCCCATCTACCGCCTGGCAGCCCGTTACGGTAAGCCGGTGGCCGTTCACATGGGGCTGACCGCCTTCTCCCGGGCCCATCTGAAATACTGCCACCCCCTGGCCCTGGATGAGGTGGCGGCAGACCATCCGGATACCCAGTTCGTCATGTGCCACTTCGGCAACCCCTTTCTGGAGGCCGCGGCGGCAGTGGTGGAGAAAAATCCCAATGTGGCCGCCGACCTGTCCGGCCTTCTGGAGGGGCGGGTGGACCTGGACGCCTATTTCCGGGAGCAGGCGGGCTACGTGTTCCTGCTGCGCACCTGGCTGACGGCCATCCAGTGCTGGGACAAGGTGATGTTCGGGACCGACTGGCCCATTGTCAACCTGGGAGAATATATCGGCTTTATCCGCCGGCTGGTGCCGGAGACACACTGGGAGCCGGTGTTCTTTGACAACGCCAACCGCATCTACGGCCTGGGGCTGTGA
- a CDS encoding phosphoribosylformylglycinamidine synthase, whose translation MVRRIYVEKKPGLRQEARGLLHELQTVVGVSALEDLRLLNRYDVEGLDEAAFRRAVGTVFSEPQVDDTAAALPAGDCIAFGVEPLPGQFDQRADSAAQCIQLMTQEERPTVRTARIYLLFGPLTAADVDAVKRYVLNPVECREASLDLPERLAAETAVPADVETVTGFTALDRAGLDTLLARLGLAMDLEDLSFLQAYFRDSERRDPTLTEIRVVDTYWSDHCRHTTFSTHLDHVEINDPAVQAAYNRYLAAREEVYGTEKAAQRPQTLMDIATIGAKVLKRRGLLPEIDESEEINACSIHVAAQVNDKPQDWLLMFKNETHNHPTEIEPFGGAATCIGGCIRDPLSGRAYVHQAMRLTGCGDPRTPVAETLSGKLPQRKLAQTAAAGYSSYGNQIGLATGLVSEVYHPGYIAKHLECGVVVAAAPAENVVRERPQPGDVVILLGGRTGRDGIGGATGSSKSHNRQSLTTMASEVQKGNAPEERKIQRLFRDGNVTRLIKRCNDFGAGGVSVAVGELADGLDIDLDAVRKKYDGLDGTELAISESQERMAVVVARSNADRFIAAAEAENLEAYPVAVVTASPRMVMRWRGRTIVDLSRDFLNTNGAVKHARAAVPAPIPASPVSQDAENSSLRSIASSLASASRRGLAERFDSTIGCGSVLMPFGGRNQRTPAQVMAALLPVLPGQETDQASVMAWGFDPEAMAADPYRGAYNGVVTSLAKLVAAGADYRRAYLTLQEFFEKLREDPARWGKPFAALLGALDAQLDFGAAAIGGKDSMSGTFNDLDVPPTLISFAIAPIRAGEVLSPEFKEAGHPVYLFAPANGGAQSQREAWETFHQLCRAGRVCSAWAVEHGIAEGIMQMSFGNSIGFQAEGREIAWDLPCPGAIVAELTEDTDLLCAVRLGTTTAEPVLTTGADSVSIDELLSLNESVLEDVYPSRVPADPALVPVLEAPAFSRAAPRTGTAKPKVLIPVFPGTNCEYDSARAALRAGLEPQILVLNNQTPDHVAASAARFAQAARSSQILFLPGGFSGGDEPDGSGKFITAFLRSPQAADAVMDLLQNRDGLVLGICNGFQALIKLGLVPFGEIRDTDAACPTLTYNVIGRHQSRIVRTRVASNRSPWLTKVQVGDIVSVPISHGEGRFLCPPDLLAQLAENGQIATQYVDLDGHPTMDIDGNPNGSVWSVEGITSPDGRVFGKMGHAERVGPCLYRNIPGNYDLGLFDAAKDYFSL comes from the coding sequence ATGGTAAGACGGATCTATGTGGAAAAGAAGCCGGGGCTCCGGCAGGAGGCCCGGGGCCTGCTGCACGAGCTGCAGACCGTGGTGGGCGTCTCCGCCTTGGAGGACCTGCGCCTGCTGAACCGCTATGACGTGGAGGGCCTGGACGAGGCCGCCTTCCGCCGGGCGGTGGGGACAGTGTTCTCTGAGCCTCAGGTGGACGATACTGCCGCAGCCCTGCCCGCCGGGGACTGCATCGCCTTCGGCGTGGAGCCCCTGCCGGGACAGTTCGACCAGCGGGCGGACTCCGCCGCCCAGTGTATTCAGCTGATGACTCAGGAGGAGCGGCCCACGGTCCGCACCGCCAGGATCTATCTGCTCTTCGGTCCCCTGACGGCGGCGGATGTGGACGCGGTGAAGCGGTATGTCCTCAACCCCGTGGAGTGCCGGGAGGCGTCTTTGGACCTGCCGGAGCGGCTGGCGGCAGAGACCGCCGTCCCGGCAGACGTGGAAACGGTCACGGGCTTCACTGCCCTGGACCGGGCGGGCCTGGATACCCTGCTGGCGCGGCTGGGTCTCGCCATGGACCTGGAGGACCTGTCGTTCCTCCAGGCATACTTCCGGGACTCGGAGCGCCGGGACCCCACCCTGACGGAGATCCGGGTGGTGGACACCTACTGGTCCGACCACTGCCGCCACACCACGTTCTCCACCCATCTGGACCACGTGGAGATCAACGATCCGGCGGTCCAGGCCGCCTATAACCGGTATCTGGCCGCCCGGGAGGAGGTCTATGGGACAGAGAAAGCTGCCCAGCGGCCACAGACCCTCATGGATATCGCCACCATCGGCGCCAAGGTGCTGAAGCGACGGGGGCTTCTGCCGGAAATTGACGAGAGTGAGGAGATCAACGCCTGCTCCATCCATGTCGCCGCCCAGGTGAACGACAAGCCCCAGGACTGGCTGCTGATGTTCAAGAACGAAACCCACAACCACCCCACGGAGATCGAGCCCTTCGGCGGCGCGGCCACCTGCATCGGCGGCTGCATCCGGGATCCCCTGTCCGGCCGGGCCTACGTCCACCAGGCCATGCGGCTCACCGGCTGCGGCGACCCCCGGACGCCGGTGGCGGAGACCCTGTCCGGCAAGCTGCCCCAGCGCAAGCTCGCCCAGACCGCCGCGGCGGGCTACTCCTCCTACGGCAACCAGATCGGCCTGGCCACAGGGCTGGTCAGCGAGGTATATCACCCCGGCTACATCGCCAAGCATTTGGAGTGCGGCGTGGTGGTGGCCGCCGCCCCGGCGGAGAATGTGGTCCGCGAACGGCCCCAGCCCGGGGACGTGGTGATCCTGCTGGGGGGGCGCACCGGCCGGGACGGCATCGGCGGCGCCACCGGCTCCTCCAAGAGCCACAACAGGCAGTCTCTCACCACCATGGCCAGCGAGGTCCAGAAGGGCAACGCCCCGGAGGAGCGGAAGATCCAGCGGCTGTTCCGGGATGGGAATGTCACCCGGCTCATCAAGCGGTGCAACGACTTCGGCGCAGGCGGCGTATCCGTGGCCGTGGGTGAGCTGGCGGACGGCCTGGATATCGATCTGGACGCAGTGCGGAAGAAGTACGACGGCCTGGACGGCACAGAGCTGGCCATCTCCGAGTCCCAGGAGCGAATGGCAGTGGTGGTGGCCCGGTCAAACGCAGACCGATTCATCGCCGCCGCGGAGGCGGAGAATCTGGAAGCGTACCCCGTGGCGGTGGTGACGGCGTCCCCCCGGATGGTGATGCGCTGGCGGGGCAGGACCATCGTGGACCTGAGCCGGGACTTCCTGAACACCAACGGCGCCGTGAAGCACGCCCGGGCGGCGGTTCCTGCCCCCATTCCCGCGTCCCCGGTCTCCCAGGATGCCGAAAACTCCTCCCTCCGCTCCATAGCCTCCAGTCTGGCGTCCGCCTCCCGCAGAGGGCTGGCGGAGCGGTTCGATTCCACCATCGGCTGTGGCAGCGTGTTGATGCCCTTCGGCGGCAGAAATCAGAGAACCCCCGCCCAGGTGATGGCCGCCCTTCTGCCGGTGCTGCCGGGGCAGGAGACGGACCAGGCCAGCGTTATGGCCTGGGGCTTCGACCCGGAGGCTATGGCGGCGGACCCCTACCGGGGGGCCTATAACGGTGTGGTCACCTCCCTTGCCAAGCTGGTGGCCGCCGGGGCAGACTATCGAAGGGCCTACCTCACCCTCCAGGAGTTCTTTGAAAAGCTCCGGGAGGACCCCGCACGCTGGGGCAAGCCCTTCGCCGCCCTGCTGGGGGCTCTGGACGCCCAGCTGGACTTCGGCGCGGCGGCCATCGGCGGCAAGGACTCCATGTCCGGCACCTTCAACGATCTGGACGTGCCCCCTACCCTCATCTCCTTTGCCATCGCCCCCATCCGGGCCGGGGAGGTGCTCTCCCCCGAGTTCAAGGAGGCGGGACATCCGGTGTACCTCTTTGCTCCCGCCAACGGCGGCGCCCAGAGCCAGAGGGAAGCCTGGGAGACCTTCCACCAGCTTTGCCGGGCGGGCAGGGTGTGCTCCGCCTGGGCGGTGGAGCACGGCATCGCCGAGGGGATTATGCAGATGTCCTTCGGTAACTCCATCGGCTTTCAGGCCGAGGGGCGTGAGATCGCCTGGGACCTGCCGTGCCCTGGCGCCATTGTGGCGGAGCTGACGGAGGACACAGACCTCCTCTGCGCCGTCAGGCTGGGCACCACCACGGCGGAGCCGGTCCTCACCACCGGCGCTGACAGCGTCTCCATCGACGAGCTGCTCTCCCTGAACGAGTCCGTGCTGGAGGATGTATACCCCAGCCGAGTCCCTGCCGATCCTGCGCTGGTGCCGGTACTGGAGGCCCCGGCCTTCTCCCGCGCCGCTCCCCGGACAGGCACGGCAAAGCCAAAGGTGCTGATTCCTGTGTTTCCCGGCACCAACTGCGAGTACGACAGCGCCCGGGCGGCGCTACGGGCTGGCCTGGAGCCGCAGATCCTGGTGCTGAATAATCAGACACCGGACCATGTGGCGGCATCCGCCGCCCGGTTTGCCCAGGCAGCCCGGAGCAGTCAGATCCTCTTCCTGCCCGGCGGCTTCTCCGGCGGCGACGAGCCCGACGGCTCCGGCAAGTTCATCACCGCCTTTCTCCGGTCCCCCCAGGCCGCAGACGCGGTGATGGACCTGCTGCAAAACCGGGATGGCCTCGTCCTGGGCATCTGCAACGGCTTCCAGGCCCTCATCAAGCTGGGGCTGGTCCCCTTCGGAGAAATCCGGGACACAGATGCCGCCTGCCCCACGCTGACTTACAATGTCATCGGCCGCCACCAGTCCCGGATCGTCCGGACCCGGGTGGCCTCCAACCGGTCCCCCTGGCTGACCAAGGTCCAGGTGGGGGACATCGTCAGCGTCCCCATCTCCCACGGGGAAGGGCGGTTCCTCTGCCCGCCGGATCTCTTGGCACAGTTGGCGGAAAACGGCCAGATCGCCACCCAGTACGTGGATCTGGACGGCCATCCCACCATGGATATCGACGGCAACCCCAACGGCTCCGTCTGGTCGGTAGAGGGCATCACCTCACCCGACGGCCGGGTCTTCGGCAAGATGGGGCACGCCGAGCGGGTGGGGCCCTGCCTGTACCGAAATATCCCGGGGAATTACGATCTTGGCCTGTTCGATGCCGCAAAGGACTATTTTTCTCTCTAA
- a CDS encoding RNA polymerase sigma factor, with protein sequence MDDTTIVQLYWDRDERAIPATSGKYGNYCNSIAWNILGNREDAEECVNDTYLCAWTSMPPHRPRVLSAFLGKLTRNLSLNRYKHHIAEKRGGGEAPAVLDEIAELVSDTDNVERAVDRRELVRAIDTFLERLPADKRRIFVCRYWYFDPVSKIASRFGMTENHVSVTLNRLRLKLHNYLQERGFDL encoded by the coding sequence ATGGATGACACAACAATCGTCCAGTTATACTGGGATCGAGATGAGCGGGCCATCCCCGCCACATCCGGCAAATATGGAAACTACTGTAACTCGATCGCCTGGAACATCCTGGGCAATCGGGAAGACGCCGAAGAATGCGTCAATGATACCTATCTGTGTGCATGGACCTCTATGCCGCCCCACAGGCCCAGGGTTCTGTCCGCATTCCTGGGGAAGCTCACGAGAAACTTGTCCCTGAACCGATACAAGCATCATATCGCGGAGAAACGAGGCGGCGGAGAGGCCCCGGCTGTGCTGGATGAAATTGCGGAGCTCGTATCCGACACGGACAACGTGGAGCGGGCAGTGGACCGCAGGGAACTTGTAAGGGCGATCGACACTTTTTTGGAGAGGCTTCCAGCGGATAAGAGGCGCATTTTTGTCTGCCGGTACTGGTATTTCGATCCGGTTTCCAAGATCGCGTCCCGGTTTGGAATGACGGAGAACCATGTATCCGTAACACTGAATCGCCTCCGGCTGAAATTACACAACTATCTTCAGGAAAGGGGCTTTGACCTGTGA
- the ftsH gene encoding ATP-dependent zinc metalloprotease FtsH — translation MKEVRPPKRPLIFYYCVAMLILLLFNFLAMPWMARQQIQEVDYGTFMDMAENQDLGQVEIQEQENQIVFTNKDETAVYSTGMIPDPDLKQMLKDSGAEFSGQVIQQTDPILSFLLTWILPIVIFVALGQYLSRRMMKNMGGPNAMAFGKSNAKVYVKSSEGIKFSDVAGEDEAKDNLKEIVEYLHDPKKYQEIGATMPKGILLVGPPGTGKTMLAKAVAGEANVPFFSISGSDFVEMFVGMGASKVRDLFKQAKEKAPCIVFIDEIDAIGQKRNSGAYGGNDEREQTLNQLLTEMDGFEGNTGVIILAATNRPESLDPALTRPGRFDRRVPVELPDLQGREDILKVHAKKIKVAEDVDWGKVARMASGASGAELANIVNEAALRAVRDGRRFAAQADLEESIEVVIAGYQKKNAILTDQEKKVVAYHEIGHALVAAKQTNSAPVQKITIVPRTSGALGYTMQVEEGNHYLMSQEELENKIATLTGGRAAEELVFHSASTGASNDIEQATKLARAMITRYGMSPDFDMVALETVQNQYLGGDASLACSAETAAEIDRQVVELVKRQHEKANRILSENREKLDELARYLYEKETITGDEFMEILNQ, via the coding sequence ATGAAAGAAGTCAGACCCCCGAAACGGCCCTTGATTTTTTACTACTGCGTGGCCATGCTGATTCTGCTGCTGTTCAACTTCCTGGCCATGCCCTGGATGGCCCGCCAGCAGATCCAGGAGGTGGATTACGGCACCTTCATGGACATGGCGGAAAACCAGGATCTGGGCCAAGTGGAGATCCAGGAGCAGGAGAACCAGATCGTCTTTACCAACAAGGATGAGACCGCCGTCTACTCCACCGGCATGATCCCGGATCCGGACCTGAAACAGATGCTGAAGGACTCCGGCGCGGAGTTCTCCGGCCAAGTCATCCAGCAGACGGATCCCATCCTCAGCTTTCTGCTGACCTGGATCCTGCCCATCGTCATCTTTGTTGCCCTGGGGCAGTATCTCTCCCGGCGCATGATGAAGAACATGGGCGGCCCCAACGCCATGGCCTTCGGCAAGTCCAACGCCAAGGTGTATGTCAAGTCCTCTGAGGGCATCAAATTCTCCGACGTGGCCGGAGAGGACGAGGCCAAGGACAATCTCAAGGAGATCGTGGAGTACCTCCACGACCCAAAGAAGTATCAGGAGATCGGCGCCACCATGCCCAAGGGCATCCTGCTGGTAGGCCCTCCCGGCACCGGCAAGACCATGCTGGCCAAGGCCGTGGCAGGCGAGGCCAACGTGCCCTTCTTCTCCATCTCCGGCTCCGACTTCGTGGAAATGTTCGTGGGCATGGGCGCCAGCAAGGTGCGGGACCTGTTCAAGCAGGCCAAGGAGAAGGCCCCCTGCATCGTGTTCATCGACGAGATCGACGCCATCGGCCAGAAGCGGAATTCCGGCGCCTATGGCGGAAACGACGAGCGGGAGCAGACCCTGAACCAGCTGCTGACCGAGATGGACGGCTTTGAGGGCAATACCGGCGTCATCATCCTGGCGGCCACCAACCGGCCGGAGTCCCTGGACCCCGCCCTGACCCGGCCCGGCCGGTTTGACCGGCGGGTGCCGGTGGAGCTGCCGGACCTACAGGGCCGGGAGGATATTCTGAAGGTCCACGCCAAGAAGATCAAGGTGGCGGAGGACGTGGATTGGGGCAAGGTGGCCCGAATGGCATCCGGCGCCAGCGGCGCAGAGCTGGCCAACATCGTCAACGAGGCGGCGCTGCGGGCTGTCCGGGACGGCCGCCGCTTTGCTGCCCAGGCAGATCTGGAAGAGAGCATCGAGGTGGTCATCGCAGGCTACCAGAAGAAGAACGCCATCCTGACAGACCAGGAGAAGAAGGTGGTGGCCTACCACGAGATCGGCCACGCTTTGGTCGCGGCCAAGCAGACCAATTCCGCCCCTGTACAGAAGATCACCATCGTGCCCCGGACCTCCGGCGCCCTGGGCTACACCATGCAGGTGGAGGAGGGCAACCACTACCTGATGAGCCAGGAGGAGCTGGAGAACAAGATCGCCACGCTTACCGGCGGCCGGGCGGCGGAAGAGCTGGTCTTCCACTCCGCCTCCACCGGCGCCTCCAATGACATCGAGCAGGCCACCAAGCTGGCCCGGGCCATGATTACCCGGTACGGCATGAGCCCTGACTTTGACATGGTGGCCCTGGAGACAGTGCAAAATCAGTACTTGGGGGGCGACGCCTCCCTGGCCTGCTCCGCCGAGACTGCGGCGGAGATCGACCGGCAGGTGGTGGAGCTGGTGAAGCGCCAGCACGAAAAGGCCAACCGAATCCTCTCGGAGAACCGGGAGAAGCTGGACGAGCTGGCCCGGTATCTGTACGAAAAGGAGACGATTACCGGTGACGAGTTCATGGAGATCCTGAATCAGTGA
- a CDS encoding IMP dehydrogenase, whose protein sequence is MAYFFSEPSRTFSEYLLVPGYSSAECIPANVSLKTPVVKYRRGEEPALTMNVPMVSAVMQAVSGEQMGIALAKEGGIAFIYVSQPIEQQAEMVRRVKNYKAGFVISDSNLRLGDTLADVLALKERTGHSTMAVTDDGTGTGKLLGLVTSRDYRVSRMDPATPVSEFMTPAEKIVSAPEGTSLKAANDIIWDHKLNALPIVSAGGHLVSFVFRKDYDSHKGNPLELLDSQKRYVVGAGINSRDYEERVPALVEAGADVLVIDSSEGYSEWQKRTLAWIRSRYGDTVKVGAGNVVDGEGFRFLADCGADFVKVGIGGGSICITRETKGIGRGQATAVIDVAAERDRYFAETGVYVPICADGGIVQDYHITLALAMGADFCMLGRYFSRFDESPTSKVLIGGSYMKEYWGEGSARARNWQRYDLGGAAKLSFEEGVDSYVPYAGKLSDGMATTLSKVRSTMCNCGALTIPELREKAKLTLVSSVSIVEGGAHDVLLKDTTNSGNQRS, encoded by the coding sequence ATGGCTTATTTTTTCTCCGAGCCCTCCCGTACCTTCAGTGAGTACCTGCTGGTGCCCGGCTACTCCTCCGCGGAGTGCATTCCCGCAAACGTCTCCCTCAAGACCCCGGTGGTGAAGTACCGGCGGGGGGAGGAGCCCGCTCTCACCATGAACGTGCCCATGGTCTCCGCCGTCATGCAGGCGGTATCCGGAGAGCAGATGGGCATCGCCCTGGCGAAGGAGGGCGGCATCGCCTTCATCTATGTCTCCCAGCCCATCGAGCAGCAGGCGGAGATGGTACGGAGGGTGAAGAACTACAAGGCGGGCTTTGTCATCAGCGACTCCAATCTCCGCCTGGGGGACACGCTGGCGGACGTGCTGGCCTTGAAGGAACGGACCGGCCACTCCACCATGGCGGTCACGGATGACGGCACCGGCACCGGAAAGCTGCTGGGCCTCGTCACCAGCCGGGACTACCGGGTGAGCCGCATGGACCCGGCCACCCCGGTCAGCGAATTCATGACCCCGGCGGAGAAAATCGTCTCCGCCCCGGAGGGCACCAGCCTGAAGGCCGCCAATGATATCATCTGGGACCACAAGCTCAACGCCCTGCCCATCGTCTCCGCCGGCGGGCATCTGGTGAGCTTCGTGTTCCGGAAGGACTACGACTCCCACAAGGGCAACCCCCTGGAGCTGCTGGACAGTCAGAAGCGGTATGTGGTGGGCGCCGGCATCAACTCCCGGGACTATGAGGAACGGGTGCCCGCCCTGGTGGAGGCCGGCGCGGACGTGCTGGTGATCGACTCCTCCGAGGGCTACTCCGAGTGGCAGAAGCGGACCCTGGCCTGGATTCGCTCCCGCTATGGCGACACCGTGAAGGTGGGCGCCGGCAACGTGGTGGATGGCGAGGGCTTCCGCTTCCTGGCGGATTGCGGTGCCGACTTCGTGAAGGTGGGCATCGGCGGCGGCTCCATCTGCATCACCCGGGAGACCAAAGGCATCGGCCGGGGCCAGGCCACGGCGGTCATCGATGTGGCGGCAGAGCGGGACCGGTATTTTGCCGAGACCGGCGTCTACGTGCCCATCTGTGCCGACGGCGGCATTGTCCAGGACTACCACATCACCCTGGCCCTGGCCATGGGCGCGGACTTCTGTATGCTGGGGCGGTATTTCTCCCGGTTCGACGAGTCCCCCACCAGCAAGGTGCTGATCGGCGGCAGCTATATGAAGGAGTACTGGGGCGAGGGCAGCGCCCGGGCCAGGAACTGGCAGCGGTACGACCTGGGCGGAGCGGCCAAGCTCTCCTTCGAGGAGGGCGTGGACTCCTACGTGCCCTATGCCGGCAAGCTGTCGGACGGCATGGCCACCACCCTTTCCAAGGTGCGGTCCACCATGTGCAACTGCGGCGCGCTGACCATCCCGGAACTGCGGGAGAAGGCCAAGTTGACCCTGGTGTCCTCCGTCTCCATTGTGGAGGGCGGAGCCCATGACGTGCTGCTGAAGGACACCACCAATTCGGGGAATCAGCGGAGCTGA